The genomic stretch CTCACCGCCAGCGGTTTCGATCGGTGCGTCGTCCATTGCCGCACCCGGCACCATGTCACCGGCAAACTCGTCGCTGTCGGGGGTATTCAGTCGCGACTCCGTATAGAAACTCGGCACCGACAGGCGACCCGAATTGACCAGCGCACGCGCAAACGGATAGTGCTCGGCCAGGCCCAGCACCGCGTTGCGGAAGGTCTTGCTGACGGCGCTCTTGGGCGTGATGAAGTCGGTCGAGCGCGTCGAATTCATCAGGTTCTCGTCAGCGGCAAACACGCGTTCGTCGCTGTAGGTGTCGAGCAGTTCGGCCGGGGCCTTGCCATCCATGACGAGCTTGAGCTTCCACGCCAGGTTGTCCGCATCCTGAATGCCGGAGTTGGCGCCACGTGCGCCAAAGGGTGAAACCTGGTGTGCCGCGTCGCCGACGAACAGCACACGTCCGTGGTTGAAGCTGTTCATGCGCCGGCACTGGAAGGTATATACGCTGACCCACTCCAGATCGAACTCGCGCTCGTCGCCAAGCATCGCCTTGATGCGCGGGATGACGTTCTCGGGCTTCTTCTCTTCTTCCGGGTCGGCCTGCCAGCCGAGCTGGAAGTCGATGCGCCACACGTTGTCGGCCTGGCGGTGCAGCAGCACCGACTGGTTGGGGTGAAACGGCGGATCGAACCAGAACCAGCGCTCGGTGGGGTACTCGGCCTTCATCACCACGTCCGCGATCAGGAAGCGGTCCATGAAGATCTTGCCGTCGATGTCCAGGCCCATCATCGTGCGGATCGGGCTGCGCGCACCGTCGGCCACCACCAGCCAGTCGGTACTCAGGGTGTAGGCACCATCGGGCGTTTCCACCCGCAGCGAGGCCTTGCCCTCGTCCTGCGTCAGCGCAATCACGGTGTTCTTGAAACGCATCTCGAGATTGGGCAATTGCTGCGCGCGCTTGACCAGGTAGTCCTCGAGGTAATACTGCTGCAGGTTGATCATGCCCGGACGGTGATGATCCGGCTGCGGACACAGATCGAAGCTGAACACTTCCTCCTCGCGGAAGAAGGTGCGCCCCACGTTCCACGACACCCCCTTCTGCACCATCTCTTCGCCGCAACCGAGGCGGTCGAGCACTTCGAGCGCGCGCTTGGCGTAACACACACCACGCGAGCCGAACGACACGGTGTCGTCGTTATCCAGCAGCAGAACATCGCAGCCCTGCTGCGCCAGGTCGATGGCGGTCGTCAGCCCAACGGGGCCGGCGCCAACCACAACAACCGGATAGTGTCCGTCGCGCCCCTCACTGATCTCGGGCGGGCGGCGATAGTCGAATTTCGGGTATGAGAACGTGCTTGGCACGGCTGTCTCCTCCAAATCTGTCAATGAGACGCGGCGCCGCCCATCTGCGGGGCGTGTCGCCGGATGCTGTCGATACTCTGTTGTAGTACGAGCTTGCGGGCGCAGCTCACGCCCGCCTAAGCATCACTCCTGCAGCGCGTGCCACATCTGCTGGTCGCGCTCGGCGGTCCAGATACGCGGATCGCGAATGCCGCTGGCTTCGTCATGCGCGCGGGTTACGTCGAAGGGCAGGCAATGCTCGTAGATGAACACCTGGCCGAACTTCGGATCCATGTTGGCCCGTGCATGCGCCATCGTGCCCTTCAGATCCAGCCCCTTCGCCACCGCTTCCTGCGCGCTGCGATACAGCGTGGAGACGAAATCGCGGGTGTAGGCCAGACCTTCCTGAACGCGCTGCGGATTGAGCAGCGCGGGGCCACGGCCCGGCACCAGCTTGTCGAAGTTCATCGCAGCGAGGTTGTCCAGCGTCTGCGGCCAGTCGGCCAGATAGGCGTCGCCGGTGTAACAGGCGGCATCAGCCTCGACCAGATCGCCCGAGAAGCAGATGTTCTGCGACGGCAGATAGACGATGGTGTCGCCCTTGGTGTGGCCACGACCAACCTGCTTGATCTTCACCTCGAGCTTGCCCATCCACAGCGTCATCTCGCCCTGGAAGGTCATCGTCGGCCAGGTCAGGCCGGGCACGCTCTCAACCGCGTTGAACAGGCGCGGGAAACGCCCGATCTCCGAATCCATGTCCTGCTGGCCACGCTCAACGATCAGGTCGTAGGTGTCCTGGCTGGCAATGATCTGCTCCAGCCCTTCGCTCTTGTAGCCCGAAGCGCCCAGCACACGCACCGCGTGATAGTGGGTGAGCACCACGTACTTGATCGGCTTGTCGGTGAGCTCGCGCACCTTGGCGATCACCTCCTGAGCCATCACCGGGGTCGCGGTCGCGTCGATGATCATCACCGAATCGTCACCGATGATGATGCCGGTGTTCGGATCACCCTCGGCCGTATAGGCGTAGGCGTTCTCGGACAGCTTGTCGAAACTGACCTGCTTCACTTCGAGGTCGGCCTGGGAAGCAAAAACCTTGGTGTTCATTGTTGTCGTCTCCTGATTGGGTGGATGACTGCATCGTAGTTGATGATTTGTTAATGGTCAATACGTTCGCCAATAACAAATATCGCAATATGCGCCCAATGCCGCCCTTATCCCCCTGCGCGTCGGTGACGGATCATTCCAAATTGGTAGTGCAACCCATCTTGGTTATGATTCTGTGATTCCCTCAAGAGAACCGCCGTGAGCCAGACCGACCGCATCGTGAGCATTCGACGCCTGTTCTCGGAACGGCGCCTGGTATCCCGGGCCATGCTGCTCGAAACGCTGGAGGTGTCGCTCGCCACCCTCAAGCGCGACCTCGCCTTCCTGCGCAACAACATGAACACCCCCATCGTGTTCGACCACGAGCACGACGCCTACCGGATCGACCCCACCCAGACCACCGGCGCTCAGTTCGAACTACCCGGCATGTGGTTCAGCGACAAGGAGATCCACGCGCTGCTCACCATGCAGCACCTGCTCGCCAACCTCGACCCCGGCGGCCTGCTCGCCCCCCACGTCGCCCCGCTCATCGAACGCCTCAACAAACTGCTCGGCGCCGCAGACAACCCCGCCGACGAAATCCGCCGCCGCGTGCTCATCGTCGGCATCGGCAAACGCAGCATGAAGCTCGCCCACTTCGAGAACATCGGCGCCGCCCTGCTCCGCCGCAAGCGTCTGCGCATCCGCTACTACGCCCGCGGCAAGGACGAAGAGAACGAACGCGAAATCTCCCCGCAGCGCCTCGTCCACTACCGCGAGAACTGGTACCTCGACGCCTGGTGTCACCTGCGCGGCGCCCTGCGCAATTTCGCAGTGGACAGCATCCGCAGCGTCAACCTGCTCGACCGCGCAGCCGACGACATCCCCAGCAAGACCCTCGACACCGTGCTCGGCCCCGGCTACGGCATCTTCGCCGGCGACCAGCTGCAATGGGCGCGACTGCGCTTCAGCGCGGAACGCTCAAGGTGGGTCGCGAGCGAACACTGGCACCCAGACCAGCGCGGCACATTTGAAGCGGACGGACGCTACGTACTGGAAGTGCCGTATGCCGATCATCGGGAGCTGATGATGGATGTGCTCAAGCACGGGCGGCACTGCGAGGTGCTGGGGCCGGAGGGGCTGCGGGCGCAGGTCCGCACAGAGATCGGGGCAATGATCGCAGCCGCAGAAGAGCCGTCCTCTGGCTCACTCCATGAGCCTGAGCATGTGCAAGATATCGCCAGTCTTGATCAACCCGGAGACTGAAGAATGCAAGTTCTAACGCCTTCAGACCTGAAGACCATCCTGCACTCGAAACGAGCCAACCTCTACTACCTCGAGCATTGCCGGGTTCTGGTCAATGGCGGGCGGGTTGAATACGTCACCGACGAAGGCAAGCAGTCTCTTTACTGGAACATTCCGATTGCCAACACAACGACCATTCTGCTCGGCACGGGCACCTCGGTGACTCAAGCCGCCATGCGCGAGCTGGCCAAGGCTGGCGTCATGGTTGGTTTCTGCGGTGGTGGAGGCACCCCGCTGTTCAGTGCCAATGAAGTCGACTTTGAGGTCGCGTGGTTCTCCCCTCAAAGCGAATACCGCCCAACTGAATATCTTCAGCACTGGGTGGGTTTCTGGTTTGACGACCGACTCCGCCTCGACGCTGCCAAGGCCATTCAGCGTGCAAGACTCGCACGTATCGCGGCGCACTGGACAAACAACCGCCGCCTGGCCGAGGCGGATTTCATCATTCCAGCAGAACGCCTCACGAATGCGCTCGAAGCATCACTCCGCGAGATAGACCGTTCGCCAGACAATACCGCGCTACTTACGGAAGAGGCTCGCCTCACCAAGAAGCTGTTCAAACTCGCTTGCGACGCAAGCAACTATGGAGACTTTACCCGCGCAAAGGGTGGCAGCGGGGGCGACCCGGCCAACCGATTCCTCGACCACGGCAACTATTTGGCCTATGGCCTGGGCGCCACGGCAACCTGGGTGCTCGGTCTCCCTCATGGCCTTGCAGTGCTTCACGGAAAGACGCGCCGAGGCGGACTGGTGTTCGACGCCGCAGACCTCATCAAAGACGCGGTCATCCTGCCCCAGGCATTCGTCTCTGCAATGCGCGGAGACAGCGAACAGGAATTCCGGGAGAGCTGCATCGAAGCGCTGGTTCAGACCGAGTCGCTCGACTTCATGATCGACTCGCTCAAGGCCATTGCCACCAGCATCGGTAGTGCCTCCAAATGAACGTGCTACTTGTTTCCCAGTGCAGCAAGAATGCACTCACTGAAACCCGCCGCGTTCTTGACCAGTTCGCCGAGCGTCGTGGCGAGCGAACCTGGCAGACACCCATTACCCAGGCAGGCCTGGAGACGCTCTACCGCCTGCTTCGCAAAACCGCGCGCAAGAACACTGCCGTCGCCTGCCACTGGATACGCGGCAAGGACCACAGCGAGTTGATGTGGATCGTCGGTGATGCGCGGCAGTTCAACGAGCTGGGGGCGACGCCGACCAACATGACACGGCGCAACGTGCTGCGGTCGGAATCGGAGAACGACTGGCACAGCCTCACCCTCATCCACTTGCTCACCTCGCTCGCTGCACTCTTGCACGATCTGGGAAAGGCGTGCCTCGCTTTTCAGCAACGACTGACTGCGAAAGGGCCGGTCGAGCGCAACCTCTATCGCCACGAATGGGTATCGCTGCGCCTGTTTCAGGCTTTCGTAGGCGACAGTTCAGACGCCGAATGGCTGGAACGGCTCATTGCGCCGTCGGCGGACGACGACCATAGCTGGACCACGCGCGTGCTGCGCGACGGACTCGATGCCGCTGCGCAGAACAACAAGCCATTTGCCGTTCTTCCACCACTGGCAAAGGTCGTCGCTTGGCTGGTACTGACCCATCACCGCCTGCCGGTCATGCCGACCAGGGACAACAGCGGCAAGTGGAAGTGGCTGGGTGCGCGCGTAGCCGATCTGAACGCCGCCCAACTGGACAGCCTCCTGGAAAAGGTGGATGCGAACTGGAACGAACTTGCAGATGGCGCAAACAAGGACGCGACCCAAGCCTATTGGAAGTTTCCGCACGGTCTACCAGTCACGACCGATGCCTGGCGCAAACGGGCTTCACGCGTGGCAAGCCGACTGCTGGCAATCGGGCAAAGCGCGGATGTTCGCGACTGCCTGGACGACCCCTATGTGATGCATCTCGGCCGACTCAGCCTGATGCTGGCGGATCACCATTACTCCAGCCTCACCGACCTCGCAGCACGCAGCGACCTCAATCCGGGCTATCCGCTATTCGCAAACACCGACCGCAAAACCGGCACGTTCAACCAGACCCTTGACGAACATCTGCTCGGCGTCGCCAGGCACGCCGGCATGGTCGCACACGCGCTGCCCGGATTCGAGCATCACCTTCCCCGACTGGTCCGTCACAAGGGTTTGCGCAGGCGCAGCGCCGATGCCCGCTTCCGCTGGCAGGATCGTGCAGCCGACCTGGCCGAGGCAATGCGCGAATCCGCTTTCCGACACGGCGCGTTCATCGTCAACATGGCCTCCACCGGCTGCGGCAAGACGCTTGCCAACGCACGCATCATGAACGCAATGGCCGACCCGTCCCACGGAATGCGCTGCGCCTTCGCCCTTGGCCTGCGCGCCCTCACGCTACAAACCGGCCGCGCCTTCCGCGACGAACTCCAGCTATCGGACGAAGCGCTGGCAATTCGGGTTGGTGGTGCAGCCAACCGCGAGTTGTTCGAACATTACGAACAGCTCGCCGAGCAAAGCGGATCGGCTTCCTCCCAGTCCTTGCTGCCAGAAGACGCGGGCGTAGTCTATGAGGGCAACACGGCACATCCGTTACTGCAGCGCTTGTCCCACGACCCGCGCATCCAAGCCCTGCTCGCCGCACCGCTGCTCGTCTGCACCATCGACCACCTGACCCCAGCGACCGAAAGCCAGCGCGGCGGCGGCCAGATCGCGCCAATGTTGCGCCTGATGAGCGGCGATCTGGTGCTGGACGAACCCGACGACTTCGACATCGACGACCTGCCTGCTCTCGCCCGCCTGGTGCATTGGGCCGGCCTGCTCGGTAGCCGCGTGCTGCTGTCTTCTGCGACCCTGCCGCCGGCGCTGGTGCAAGGCCTGTTCGAGGCCTATCTCGACGGACGGCGCTGGTTTCAGCGCAATCGAGGAGAACGACCCGGCGCCATGCCGGAGGTGTGTTGCATATGGGTAGACGAGTTCGACCAGACGCATCACACCTGTACCGACAGCAATATATTCGCCGCGCAGCAACTTGATTTCGCCCGGCGTCGCCATGCACGTCTCGCCAAAGAAGCGGCAAGGAGACGCGCCGAACTCCTGCAGCTTCCGCTCGCGAGCAAGCCGCGCGAGGCGCTGCGTCCAACACTGGCCGCAACCATGCGCGAGGCGGCGCTAAGCCTGCACGCCACGCACCACTCCATTGATCCTCAGTCGGGCAAACGGGTCAGCTTCGGGCTGGTCCGAATGGCTAATATCGACCCGCTGATCGACGTTGCACTCGCCCTCTACACGCTTGGCGCACCGGACAACATCCGGATTCACCTGTGCACCTATCACTCGCAGTATCCACTGCTGATCCGCTCGGCAATCGAACACCGCATGGACGCCGCACTCAACCGCCGCACTCCCGACGCGGTCTTTGCCTTGCCGGAGATCCGAAGCCGGCTCGACACCAACCCGGAAGCCGACCATCTCTTCATCGTGCTCGGTAGCCCGGTCACCGAGGTCGGGCGCGACCATGATTACGACTGGGCCGTGGTCGAGCCATCGTCAATGCGCTCACTGATCCAGCTCGCCGGCCGCGTCCGTCGACATCGCCCCGGCACGGTGGACACGCCCAACATCCTGGTGCTGGAGACCAACCTGCGTCACTTCGAACACCGGGGCGAACCGGCCTACTGCAAACCCGGCTTCGAGACCACGGAGCCCCGCTTCAAGCTGCAATCCCATTGGCTCACGGACCTGCTTGAGGCCGAACAACGTGACGTCATCGACGCCCGCCCGCGTATTCTGCCCAAACCGGACGAAGCGCTGCAGCCCGCGGCGAGACTGGTGGATCTTGAGCACGCCCGCATACAGTTCCAGATGCGCCCGCAAACGGGCGACGCCGAACTCAGCGACTATCAGCGGCGCAAGGGTGCCCGCCCTGCACCACCGATCAACGCCACCACCCATTGGCTTCGATCCGGCGTTTCACTGACGGCAGTTCTACCCCAGCAGCAACCCTTCCGCCATGACCCGCTACCAAAAGTGGACGTCATCCTGCTACCGAACGACGACGATGAGGACTACGCGCTCTTCCGTGTCGCGCCCGGCCAGGACCGCTATCGCAAGCTGTACGTGAAGATCGAGGACAGCATGAACTGTCGCATTGACGATGAGCAGCTTACCGGCACGCGCATCACCCCCTGGGGCGTGACCGACTACATGACGGAACTGGTCACGCTGGCCGAAGAACGAGACATGACGCTGGAAACATGTGCCGAACGCTATGGCACTGTGACACTACCCACGCACCCACAAGGCTGGCGGTTTCATCCTGCGTTGGGTTTCACGAGGAATCGCTGATGGCTGCAACGCCACCCTGCAAGCGCTCATTGAGCGTCAAATTCCCCGGCCGACTGCAAGAGTCTCGGCAATTTTCCTGCAAGTTCAGGAACGGCGTCATGGACCGTATCCCATACAACCTTGATATCGAGTTCGAAGTAACCGTGGGCAATCCGGTTGCGCATACCCCGCATCGCTGCCCACGGAATCTCCGGGTGCGCTGCAGAGAAGTCCGGTGTGCTCTCGGTGATTCGCGACGCCACTTCGCCAATCAACAGCAGATTCAGAACCACCGCCTGCTGGGTTCGCTTGTCATGTTCAAAGGCCTCAAAGTCGAGCCCGTCAATGTAACTGCACGCATTTCCGGCAGCTTCGCGCATTTGCTCGATCCAGAGCGTGAGACGCGCCGTGTTGTTCATAGGGGGCGAGCTTCGCCAATCACTTGCGCACGAATCCGGGCGGGCAAATCGCCAGGCGTAACCACATCAACGCTTACGCCCAGCATGTCTTCAAGCTCCACCTGCAGCCCCCCGAGGTCGAAGAGGGTCGTTCCAGGCTGCGGATCAACCAGAAGATCAAGGTCACTGCCGTCCTTGTCTGTTCCATGCAGAACGGAACCAAACACTCGCGGATTACGCACATGGAAACGTGCGGCTGTATCGCGGACCGACTGCTCGCGATGCCGAAGTGCGTCTGAAGGCTTCATGAATCACCTGTGAATTGAACCACCAATAGCATTTGACCAAGGGGAGGACTGGAATGCAATCACGTTCAAGTATCCGAGACAACGATACAGGGGGTTCTTCATGACTGCATCCCCCGAACGCCGGGCCGCTTTCCGCAACGCCATCGAGCACTTCCTCAAGGAGCGCCTCGACGAAAAACTCAAAGGGCTCGCTGACGACAACCCAAAGCGCATCGAACTGATCGCCCGACACGCGCGTGATACGTGGCTGGCCAACGCCGCTCGACGAGTAACGTGGATCCAGATCGCCACGCACACCCTCAAGCCCATCCACCCCGACGCCCGCGGCACCAACCTGTTCCGTGCCCCCAAAGAGTTGCCTGCACACCGGGAAGTCGGCAGCCACTCGTTAGAACAGAACTTCAGTAGTGACGTGGTCGGCGACGCGAAGGCACTCGACGTCTTCAAACTGCTGAAGCTACCGGTCGACGGCCGCCCCTTGCTCGCCTGGATGCAGGAAGGCGACGCTGATCTGATCGCAGCACTCAGCGACGACGCCGACCAGGCAGGCGAATGGCTGACCGCTTTCACCGGCATCACTGCTCCTCGTAGCGCCACGCCAAGTTCGCACACCCTGGCCAAGCAGCTCTACTGGCTGGCTGGTGAAGACCCCGCGGACAACAGTCAGTATCACCTGCTCGCACCGCTTTATTCGAGCACGCTGGCTCACGCGGTCTTCCAGACCATCAACGAGGATCGTTTCGGCAAAGCAGGCAAGCTCGCGCGACAGGCGCGCTACGCACAACGCGACCACGACACAGGCTATCGCGAGTATCCCGATCTCGCCGTACAGAAATTTGGAGGCACCAAGCCGCAGAACATCAGCCAGTTGAACAGCGAACGCGGAGGCAACAACTACCTGCTGTCTTCGCGTCCGCCAAAGTGGAAGACGCACGCGTTGAAAGCGCCGCTGTTCGTCGACACGGTATTTCCACGACTCGGAAAGATTGCAGAGGTGCGAAACACCGTGCGCATTCTGCGTGACTTCCTGAAGAGTGACCCGCGCCCCACCATGGAAACCCGCAACCGCCGCGATGCCCTGCTCGACCGACTGATCGACGAACTGGTCGACTTCGCCCATCCCCTGCAAGCCGCCCTGCCCGCTGGCTGGACGCGCGATACAGATTGCCGGCTCGTCGAAGCCGAACGGCTCTGGCTGGATCCCGGGCGCGCAGAAACCGACGACGAGACTGACACGGAATTTTCGGCAGCCTGGCATCGCATGGACTGGCCCGTCGAAATCGGACGCCGCTTTGGTAACTGGCTGAACCACGAACTCGGGCAGAGCTTGCCATTGGGCGATATCGAAGGCCGCCACTGGCGCGACGAGTTGCTGCTCCACACGGCATGGGCAGGCAGGTTGCACACGCCGCGGGTTCAGGGCAATGCGCCGACCTACATTCCGGTTAGGGAGGCCATGCAATGAACAACTTGCCCCATAGCGACGGCCTGCTGATCCTGCCGCGCGTGCGCGTGCAAAGCGCCAACGCCATCTCCAGTCCGC from Parazoarcus communis encodes the following:
- a CDS encoding FAD-dependent oxidoreductase gives rise to the protein MPSTFSYPKFDYRRPPEISEGRDGHYPVVVVGAGPVGLTTAIDLAQQGCDVLLLDNDDTVSFGSRGVCYAKRALEVLDRLGCGEEMVQKGVSWNVGRTFFREEEVFSFDLCPQPDHHRPGMINLQQYYLEDYLVKRAQQLPNLEMRFKNTVIALTQDEGKASLRVETPDGAYTLSTDWLVVADGARSPIRTMMGLDIDGKIFMDRFLIADVVMKAEYPTERWFWFDPPFHPNQSVLLHRQADNVWRIDFQLGWQADPEEEKKPENVIPRIKAMLGDEREFDLEWVSVYTFQCRRMNSFNHGRVLFVGDAAHQVSPFGARGANSGIQDADNLAWKLKLVMDGKAPAELLDTYSDERVFAADENLMNSTRSTDFITPKSAVSKTFRNAVLGLAEHYPFARALVNSGRLSVPSFYTESRLNTPDSDEFAGDMVPGAAMDDAPIETAGGERWLLAALGNGFKLVHYVPDASALDAATTQALAALADAPIAVEALVVAERGTAPAGLKTLIDTKGRIRERYDLSPGASILARPDQHVAARWRALDVAKVRAAVAKASCNA
- a CDS encoding MBL fold metallo-hydrolase; translation: MNTKVFASQADLEVKQVSFDKLSENAYAYTAEGDPNTGIIIGDDSVMIIDATATPVMAQEVIAKVRELTDKPIKYVVLTHYHAVRVLGASGYKSEGLEQIIASQDTYDLIVERGQQDMDSEIGRFPRLFNAVESVPGLTWPTMTFQGEMTLWMGKLEVKIKQVGRGHTKGDTIVYLPSQNICFSGDLVEADAACYTGDAYLADWPQTLDNLAAMNFDKLVPGRGPALLNPQRVQEGLAYTRDFVSTLYRSAQEAVAKGLDLKGTMAHARANMDPKFGQVFIYEHCLPFDVTRAHDEASGIRDPRIWTAERDQQMWHALQE
- a CDS encoding helix-turn-helix transcriptional regulator; protein product: MSQTDRIVSIRRLFSERRLVSRAMLLETLEVSLATLKRDLAFLRNNMNTPIVFDHEHDAYRIDPTQTTGAQFELPGMWFSDKEIHALLTMQHLLANLDPGGLLAPHVAPLIERLNKLLGAADNPADEIRRRVLIVGIGKRSMKLAHFENIGAALLRRKRLRIRYYARGKDEENEREISPQRLVHYRENWYLDAWCHLRGALRNFAVDSIRSVNLLDRAADDIPSKTLDTVLGPGYGIFAGDQLQWARLRFSAERSRWVASEHWHPDQRGTFEADGRYVLEVPYADHRELMMDVLKHGRHCEVLGPEGLRAQVRTEIGAMIAAAEEPSSGSLHEPEHVQDIASLDQPGD
- the cas1f gene encoding type I-F CRISPR-associated endonuclease Cas1f, with protein sequence MQVLTPSDLKTILHSKRANLYYLEHCRVLVNGGRVEYVTDEGKQSLYWNIPIANTTTILLGTGTSVTQAAMRELAKAGVMVGFCGGGGTPLFSANEVDFEVAWFSPQSEYRPTEYLQHWVGFWFDDRLRLDAAKAIQRARLARIAAHWTNNRRLAEADFIIPAERLTNALEASLREIDRSPDNTALLTEEARLTKKLFKLACDASNYGDFTRAKGGSGGDPANRFLDHGNYLAYGLGATATWVLGLPHGLAVLHGKTRRGGLVFDAADLIKDAVILPQAFVSAMRGDSEQEFRESCIEALVQTESLDFMIDSLKAIATSIGSASK
- the cas3f gene encoding type I-F CRISPR-associated helicase Cas3f, with the translated sequence MNVLLVSQCSKNALTETRRVLDQFAERRGERTWQTPITQAGLETLYRLLRKTARKNTAVACHWIRGKDHSELMWIVGDARQFNELGATPTNMTRRNVLRSESENDWHSLTLIHLLTSLAALLHDLGKACLAFQQRLTAKGPVERNLYRHEWVSLRLFQAFVGDSSDAEWLERLIAPSADDDHSWTTRVLRDGLDAAAQNNKPFAVLPPLAKVVAWLVLTHHRLPVMPTRDNSGKWKWLGARVADLNAAQLDSLLEKVDANWNELADGANKDATQAYWKFPHGLPVTTDAWRKRASRVASRLLAIGQSADVRDCLDDPYVMHLGRLSLMLADHHYSSLTDLAARSDLNPGYPLFANTDRKTGTFNQTLDEHLLGVARHAGMVAHALPGFEHHLPRLVRHKGLRRRSADARFRWQDRAADLAEAMRESAFRHGAFIVNMASTGCGKTLANARIMNAMADPSHGMRCAFALGLRALTLQTGRAFRDELQLSDEALAIRVGGAANRELFEHYEQLAEQSGSASSQSLLPEDAGVVYEGNTAHPLLQRLSHDPRIQALLAAPLLVCTIDHLTPATESQRGGGQIAPMLRLMSGDLVLDEPDDFDIDDLPALARLVHWAGLLGSRVLLSSATLPPALVQGLFEAYLDGRRWFQRNRGERPGAMPEVCCIWVDEFDQTHHTCTDSNIFAAQQLDFARRRHARLAKEAARRRAELLQLPLASKPREALRPTLAATMREAALSLHATHHSIDPQSGKRVSFGLVRMANIDPLIDVALALYTLGAPDNIRIHLCTYHSQYPLLIRSAIEHRMDAALNRRTPDAVFALPEIRSRLDTNPEADHLFIVLGSPVTEVGRDHDYDWAVVEPSSMRSLIQLAGRVRRHRPGTVDTPNILVLETNLRHFEHRGEPAYCKPGFETTEPRFKLQSHWLTDLLEAEQRDVIDARPRILPKPDEALQPAARLVDLEHARIQFQMRPQTGDAELSDYQRRKGARPAPPINATTHWLRSGVSLTAVLPQQQPFRHDPLPKVDVILLPNDDDEDYALFRVAPGQDRYRKLYVKIEDSMNCRIDDEQLTGTRITPWGVTDYMTELVTLAEERDMTLETCAERYGTVTLPTHPQGWRFHPALGFTRNR
- a CDS encoding DUF86 domain-containing protein; the encoded protein is MNNTARLTLWIEQMREAAGNACSYIDGLDFEAFEHDKRTQQAVVLNLLLIGEVASRITESTPDFSAAHPEIPWAAMRGMRNRIAHGYFELDIKVVWDTVHDAVPELAGKLPRLLQSAGEFDAQ
- a CDS encoding nucleotidyltransferase family protein produces the protein MKPSDALRHREQSVRDTAARFHVRNPRVFGSVLHGTDKDGSDLDLLVDPQPGTTLFDLGGLQVELEDMLGVSVDVVTPGDLPARIRAQVIGEARPL
- the csy1 gene encoding type I-F CRISPR-associated protein Csy1, with the protein product MTASPERRAAFRNAIEHFLKERLDEKLKGLADDNPKRIELIARHARDTWLANAARRVTWIQIATHTLKPIHPDARGTNLFRAPKELPAHREVGSHSLEQNFSSDVVGDAKALDVFKLLKLPVDGRPLLAWMQEGDADLIAALSDDADQAGEWLTAFTGITAPRSATPSSHTLAKQLYWLAGEDPADNSQYHLLAPLYSSTLAHAVFQTINEDRFGKAGKLARQARYAQRDHDTGYREYPDLAVQKFGGTKPQNISQLNSERGGNNYLLSSRPPKWKTHALKAPLFVDTVFPRLGKIAEVRNTVRILRDFLKSDPRPTMETRNRRDALLDRLIDELVDFAHPLQAALPAGWTRDTDCRLVEAERLWLDPGRAETDDETDTEFSAAWHRMDWPVEIGRRFGNWLNHELGQSLPLGDIEGRHWRDELLLHTAWAGRLHTPRVQGNAPTYIPVREAMQ